The Methylacidimicrobium sp. B4 genome contains a region encoding:
- a CDS encoding HNH endonuclease, translating to MSALESSVLVLNRLWQAVNLCSARRAFGLLYQGQAHVVHAEESDFYSLDFARWAEHSRHYEGADIVHTVSARIRIPRVILLILFERLPSKEVKFTRHNVFERDNHTCQYCGHRFDNRSLNLDHVIPRERGGKTVWENIVCSCIGCNSRKGNRTPQEAGMKLLRKPRRPRWRPLVAAESSGVPEAWRRFVDVDSWKVELS from the coding sequence ATGTCGGCGCTAGAAAGTTCCGTCCTCGTTCTCAACCGCCTCTGGCAGGCGGTGAATCTCTGCTCTGCTCGGCGCGCTTTCGGGCTCCTCTATCAGGGACAGGCCCACGTGGTGCATGCCGAGGAGAGCGACTTCTATTCTCTCGATTTCGCCCGGTGGGCGGAGCACTCCCGCCACTACGAGGGGGCCGACATCGTGCATACGGTCTCCGCTCGGATCCGGATTCCCCGCGTCATCCTGCTGATTCTCTTCGAGCGGCTTCCCAGCAAGGAGGTCAAATTTACCCGTCACAACGTCTTCGAGCGGGACAACCACACCTGCCAGTATTGTGGCCATCGCTTCGATAACCGTTCCCTCAACCTCGATCATGTGATTCCGCGGGAGCGGGGAGGGAAGACGGTCTGGGAAAACATCGTCTGTTCCTGCATCGGGTGCAATAGCCGCAAAGGGAATCGGACGCCGCAGGAGGCGGGGATGAAGCTCCTGCGCAAGCCGCGCCGGCCGCGATGGCGGCCCCTCGTCGCCGCAGAATCCTCGGGCGTTCCCGAAGCTTGGCGGCGGTTCGTCGACGTCGATTCCTGGAAGGTCGAGCTGAGCTAG